A part of Capsicum annuum cultivar UCD-10X-F1 chromosome 6, UCD10Xv1.1, whole genome shotgun sequence genomic DNA contains:
- the LOC107854351 gene encoding transcription factor bHLH87 isoform X2, whose translation MNHQELGAAFDPIDIVSSWNISQRQEAATRLAADSVAAKSGAGVFGLMTDHGSTGGLWNIHTNNAVSSGESAINAFKSKSIDANDNNNIQYSVNELDEAVSNTSSYHLRDNMDKRNHNALLESDISTRDYGSQLIAGNDQPKSKKSRSEYKHPSSSNLNFHQASSSACSVDEPDAEAIAHMKEMIYRAAALRPMSSINTEEVMAEKPKRKNVRISTDPQTAAARRRRERISERIRVLQKLVPGGSNMDTASMLDEAANYLKFLRTQVNALKAFGFNIDPIIINNNFTSLSSMPFNYPFPMQPHFPLQNLNPIHHP comes from the exons ATGAATCATCAGGAACTTGGAGCTGCATTTGATCCAATAGACATCGTTTCTAGTTGGAATATCTCTCAGCGCCAAGAAGCCGCAACAAGATTGGCTGCGGACTCTGTCGCTGCTAAATCAGGAGCAG GTGTTTTTGGCCTAATGACGGATCATGGTTCTACTGGTGGCCTATGGAATATCCACACTAACAATGCAGTCTCATCCGGAGAATCTGCAATCAATGCCTTCAAATCGAAGTCTATTGATGCCAatgacaacaacaatattcaGTACTCTGTCAATGAGCTTGATGAAGCAGTCTCAAATACTTCTTCATATCATCTGCGTGACAATATGGATAAGAGAAACCACAATGCTCTGCTTGAATCAG ATATCTCGACCAGAGACTATGGATCCCAGCTCATTGCGGGAAATGATCAACCTAAGTCCAAGAAATCCAGATCAGAATACAAGCATCCAAGTTCATCAAACCTCAATTTCCATCAAGCTAGTTCTTCGGCATGTTCAGTAGATGAGCCTGATGCAGAAGCAATTGCACATATGAAGGAAATGATTTATCGCGCAGCAGCACTCAGGCCAATGAGCTCTATCAACACGGAAGAAGTGATGGCAGAGAAGCCAAAGAGGAAGAACGTAAGAATATCAACAGATCCACAGACAGCTGCAGCGAGACGGAGGAGGGAAAGAATAAGCGAAAGAATAAGGGTATTGCAGAAGCTGGTACCGGGGGGAAGTAATATGGACACTGCATCTATGCTTGATGAGGCTGCAAACTATCTCAAGTTCTTGAGGACACAAGTGAATGCCTTGAAAGCCTTTGGATTTAACATAGACCCAATTATCATTAACAATAACTTTACTTCATTATCTTCAATGCCATTCAACTATCCATTTCCCATGCAACCCCATTTTCCTTTGCAAAACCTCAATCCGATCCATCATCCCTAG
- the LOC107854351 gene encoding transcription factor bHLH87 isoform X1: MNHQELGAAFDPIDIVSSWNISQRQEAATRLAADSVAAKSGAGSIGDCTKTRVGSSSSSSFPPQNNYLPHFGNNQLGVFGLMTDHGSTGGLWNIHTNNAVSSGESAINAFKSKSIDANDNNNIQYSVNELDEAVSNTSSYHLRDNMDKRNHNALLESDISTRDYGSQLIAGNDQPKSKKSRSEYKHPSSSNLNFHQASSSACSVDEPDAEAIAHMKEMIYRAAALRPMSSINTEEVMAEKPKRKNVRISTDPQTAAARRRRERISERIRVLQKLVPGGSNMDTASMLDEAANYLKFLRTQVNALKAFGFNIDPIIINNNFTSLSSMPFNYPFPMQPHFPLQNLNPIHHP; encoded by the exons ATGAATCATCAGGAACTTGGAGCTGCATTTGATCCAATAGACATCGTTTCTAGTTGGAATATCTCTCAGCGCCAAGAAGCCGCAACAAGATTGGCTGCGGACTCTGTCGCTGCTAAATCAGGAGCAGGTTCAATTGGGGATTGTACTAAAACTAGAGTTggttcatcttcttcatcttcttttcctCCACAGAACAATTATCTGCCTCATTTCGGTAATAATCAATTAGGTGTTTTTGGCCTAATGACGGATCATGGTTCTACTGGTGGCCTATGGAATATCCACACTAACAATGCAGTCTCATCCGGAGAATCTGCAATCAATGCCTTCAAATCGAAGTCTATTGATGCCAatgacaacaacaatattcaGTACTCTGTCAATGAGCTTGATGAAGCAGTCTCAAATACTTCTTCATATCATCTGCGTGACAATATGGATAAGAGAAACCACAATGCTCTGCTTGAATCAG ATATCTCGACCAGAGACTATGGATCCCAGCTCATTGCGGGAAATGATCAACCTAAGTCCAAGAAATCCAGATCAGAATACAAGCATCCAAGTTCATCAAACCTCAATTTCCATCAAGCTAGTTCTTCGGCATGTTCAGTAGATGAGCCTGATGCAGAAGCAATTGCACATATGAAGGAAATGATTTATCGCGCAGCAGCACTCAGGCCAATGAGCTCTATCAACACGGAAGAAGTGATGGCAGAGAAGCCAAAGAGGAAGAACGTAAGAATATCAACAGATCCACAGACAGCTGCAGCGAGACGGAGGAGGGAAAGAATAAGCGAAAGAATAAGGGTATTGCAGAAGCTGGTACCGGGGGGAAGTAATATGGACACTGCATCTATGCTTGATGAGGCTGCAAACTATCTCAAGTTCTTGAGGACACAAGTGAATGCCTTGAAAGCCTTTGGATTTAACATAGACCCAATTATCATTAACAATAACTTTACTTCATTATCTTCAATGCCATTCAACTATCCATTTCCCATGCAACCCCATTTTCCTTTGCAAAACCTCAATCCGATCCATCATCCCTAG
- the LOC107854352 gene encoding putative leucine-rich repeat receptor-like protein kinase At2g19210, producing the protein MEMLKGFLFAWLIAFSLATIAVAQNNQTGFISIDCGIPAGSNYTDIITGLSYTSDVGYVSGGVNKSISPIYQTNSLERPYLTVTSFPTGTKNCYTLTPNEGKSGKYLVRASFLYGDYDGTAQLPEFDLYIGETYWDTVTISNASTPTWMETIYTPSNDSVNVCLVKTDTTTPFISALELRPLNVSTYRTVQNSSLELFVRLDFGSLTGEEVRYSDDVYDRIWTPYKLSNKVTINTTQDILQNSYRVPLAVMSTAVIPDPVTATDPDSINFFWYADNTTDKYYIYLHFAELVELPETETREFSIYINDDLFYGPMSPDYLSATTIYTVTPGSLGIERYDVVINKTATSTHPPLINAVEIYRELKGNETNI; encoded by the exons ATGGAGATGTTGAAAGGCTTCCTCTTTGCATGGCTTATTGCTTTCTCTTTAGCAACAATAGCTGTAGCACAAAACAATCAAACAG GATTCATAAGCATCGATTGTGGAATACCAGCAGGTTCGAACTATACAGACATAATAACAGGACTATCTTATACTTCAGATGTAGGTTATGTCAGTGGTGGAGTCAACAAAAGCATATCACCTATATACCAAACCAATTCCCTAGAAAGGCCATATCTCACAGTTACAAGCTTTCCAACAGGAACCAAAAATTGCTACACTCTAACCCCAAATGAAGGAAAATCTGGCAAATACTTGGTAAGGGCAAGTTTTCTCTATGGAGATTATGATGGAACTGCCCAATTACCAGAGTTTGATCTTTACATTGGAGAAACTTACTGGGACACAGTCACTATTTCTAATGCTTCTACACCAACTTGGATGGAAACTATATACACACCTTCCAATGATTCTGTAAATGTTTGCCTTGTCAAGACAGATACTACAACTCCATTTATTTCAGCGTTAGAGTTAAGGCCATTGAATGTTAGCACATACCGAACTGTGCAAAATAGTTCATTGGAACTCTTTGTACGTCTGGACTTTGGTTCCTTAACTGGTGAAGAAGTTAG GTACAGCGACGATGTCTACGATAGAATTTGGACTCCATATAAATTGAGCAATAAGGTAACTATTAATACCACGCAAGACATACTTCAAAACAGTTACCGAGTACCATTGGCGGTAATGAGCACGGCCGTGATACCTGATCCAGTGACAGCGACCGACCCTGACTCCATAAACTTTTTCTGGTACGCTGATAATACCACGGACAAGTATTACATATACTTGCACTTTGCCGAACTTGTTGAATTGCCAGAGACAGAGACAAGGGAATTCAGCATTTATATCAATGACGATCTATTTTATGGACCTATGTCTCCTGACTATTTATCAGCGACGACAATATACACTGTGACTCCAGGCAGTCTTGGTATCGAGAGGTACGATGTTGTGATTAATAAAACTGCGACTTCAACTCATCCGCCACTCATTAATGCTGTCGAAATTTATAGAGAGTTAAAAGGAAACGAAACAAATATTTAA
- the LOC107854342 gene encoding endo-1,4-beta-xylanase 5-like, whose amino-acid sequence MQFTYRLLVAWVRVSEGSETTVSAAIITKENTKRIIASGNAYPGCWTMLKGGFQPEFPLQTEVYFVCYNKTVDFWVDNVSLKEFNKTEWLEHQQRAIAQVRKRKIVLEMRDKLGKPIQGVKVNIKFTKPFFHIGCAVTETLMQYKKYQEWFLKKGFTATVFTNQMKWYWTESRRGIENYTTPDAMFQFFKSNGIEIRGHTVLWDKPKMNQYWLHDMTPKELLATAVRRIASVMARYSNDIFEWDVVNENMHFNFYEEKIGPQASGMFYHIAHVIDPNATLYLNEFNTLETPGDVYACPHKYINNWRGIRSYPGNENLTVGFGLQAHFKPIRPLMPYVRAVFDYLSETKMPIWLTEMDVEINPNQAVYLEEIMREAFSHPGVEGMIVWAAWRPGMNCTGLCLMDDNFNNTPIGDVVDKLMAEWRTPEQNGKTDSRGLYKFHGFLGDYTLTLFDPHSLNKVTRQIKITNKDPNPVLIPISI is encoded by the exons ATGCAATTTACATATAGGTTGTTGGTTG cTTGGGTGCGAGTAAGTGAAGGAAGTGAGACAACGGTGTCTGCTGCAATTATAACAAAAGAAAACACAAAGAGGATTATTGCCTCTGGAAATGCCTATCCTGGTTGTTGGACCATGCTTAAAGGAGGCTTTCAACCAGAATTTCCTCTTCAAACTGAAGTGTATTTTGTA tGTTACAACAAGACAGTTGACTTTTGGGTGGATAACGTTTCGTTGAAAGAGTTCAACAAAACCGAATGGCTTGAACACCAACAGAGGGCCATAGCACAG GTAAGAAAGAGGAAAATAGTGCTAGAAATGAGGGACAAATTAGGAAAACCAATCCAGGGAGTGAAAGTAAATATCAAGTTCACAAAACCATTTTTCCATATTGGTTGTGCTGTTACAGAAACCCTAATGCAGTACAAGAAATACCAAGAATGGTTTCTTAAAAAGGGATTTACTGCAACTGTATTCACCAATCAAATGAAGTGGTACTGGACAGAAAGTCGTCGAGGGATAGAAAACTACACAACACCAGATGCCATGTTCCAATTCTTCAAGAGTAACGGGATAGAAATTAGAGGGCACACTGTTCTGTGGGACAAACCTAAAATGAATCAGTATTGGCTGCACGATATGACCCCCAAAGAGCTTTTGGCTACAGCAGTGAGGCGTATCGCCTCTGTCATGGCACGATATTCAAATGATATTTTCGAATGGGATGTTGTGAACGAGAACATGCACTTCAATTTTTATGAAGAAAAGATTGGACCACAGGCTTCTGGCATGTTTTATCACATTGCACATGTCATTGATCCGAATGCAACGTTATATCTCAATGAGTTTAACACCCTTGAAACTCCAGGAGATGTATATGCATGTCCTCATAAGTATATAAATAATTGGAGAGGTATCAGATCATATCCAGGCAACGAGAACTTGACAGTAGGATTTGGACTACAAGCTCATTTTAAACCAATAAGACCACTGATGCCTTACGTACGAGCTGTCTTTGATTATCTCAGTGAAACCAAAATGCCCATTTGGCTAACCGAAATGGATGTTGAAATTAATCCAAATCAG GCAGTTTACTTGGAAGAAATCATGAGAGAGGCATTTTCACATCCAGGAGTGGAAGGAATGATAGTGTGGGCAGCATGGAGGCCAGGAATGAATTGCACTGGCTTGTGCTTGATGGATGACAATTTCAACAACACGCCGATAGGAGACGTTGTAGACAAACTCATGGCAGAATGGAGAACTCCTGAGCAAAATGGAAAAACAGATTCCCGTGGACTTTATAAATTTCATGGTTTTCTTGGAGACTATACCCTCACACTTTTTGATCCTCACTCTCTCAACAAAGTTACAAGGCAAATTAAAATTACAAACAAGGATCCAAACCCAGTACTCATCCCTATTTCCATATAA